In Pyrus communis chromosome 1, drPyrComm1.1, whole genome shotgun sequence, the following are encoded in one genomic region:
- the LOC137719636 gene encoding protein NRT1/ PTR FAMILY 4.3-like, producing MEMEQRRQNHKVEAINTSDMAEEMTVDWRGRPSNPTKHGGMRAAAFVLGLQSFEIMGIAAVGNNLITYVINEMHFPLSNSANVVTNFIGTVFLLALVGGYLSDSYLGSFWTMLIFGFVELSGFILLSVQAHVPQLKPPPCNVNNGEECVEAKGFKSLIFFVALYLVALGSGCVKPNMIAHGADQFNPDDPKQSKKLSTYFNAAYFAFSMGELVALTLLVWVQTHSGMDVGFGVSAAAMAMGLISLVSGTLYYRNKRPQGSILTPIAQVFVAAMLKRKQACPSNPQLLHGNQNNVLHDNTTFFSDAASFLHTEKFRFLDKACIKIQDGTNSKESPWRLCTVAQVKQVKILLSVIPIFASTIIFNTILAQLQTFSVQQGSMMDTKLTKSFHIPPASLQSIPYIILIVLVPLYDTFFVPFARKFTGHDSGISPLMRIGFGLFFATFSMIAAAIMEEKRRDAAVHSNKIISIFWITPQFLIFGLSEMFTAVGLIEFFYKQSLKGMQAFLTALTYCSYSFGFYLSSLLVSLVNKITTSSGGGGWLGDNNLNKDRLDLFYWLLAGLSFLNFLNYLFWSHWYSHTPSSSSAPSALPQLHAHDTTCMEDYKHHRLDDNIP from the exons GGCTTCAATCATTTGAGATAATGGGAATTGCTGCAGTTGGGAACAACCTCATAACATACGTGATAAATGAGATGCATTTTCCTTTGTCGAATTCGGCCAACGTAGTGACAAACTTTATTGGAACTGTCTTTCTCTTAGCCCTTGTTGGTGGCTACCTCTCCGATTCCTATCTTGGGAGTTTCTGGACCATGCTTATCTTTGGTTTTGTGGAACTTTCG ggTTTCATATTACTGTCAGTCCAAGCTCATGTTCCGCAGCTAAAGCCACCGCCATGCAACGTTAATAACGGAGAGGAGTGTGTAGAGGCAAAAGGGTTCAAGTCATTAATCTTCTTTGTGGCACTTTACTTGGTGGCATTGGGGAGTGGCTGTGTGAAGCCAAACATGATCGCTCACGGGGCTGACCAGTTCAACCCAGATGACCCGAAGCAGTCCAAGAAACTCTCCACCTACTTCAACGCTGCCTACTTTGCCTTTTCCATGGGTGAACTCGTCGCCCTCACTCTTCTTGTGTGGGTCCAAACTCACTCTGGAATGGATGTTGGCTTTGGAGTCTCAGCAGCCGCCATGGCCATGGGATTAATCAGCTTGGTTTCCGGTACCCTATATTACAGGAACAAGCGACCTCAAGGAAGCATACTCACTCCCATTGCTCAA gtttttgtggctgcaatgctaAAGAGAAAGCAGGCTTGTCCATCTAATCCACAGTTGCTCCATGGAAACCAAAACAATGTGCTGCATGACAATACTACTTTCTTTTCTGACGCTGCCAGCTTTCTTCACACTGAAAAGTTCAG GTTCTTGGACAAGGCTTGCATTAAAATTCAAGATGGCACTAATTCAAAGGAAAGCCCGTGGAGATTGTGCACCGTTGCTCAAGTGAAGCAAGTCAAAATACTGCTTTCAGTTATTCCAATTTTTGCTTCCACCATAATTTTCAACACAATTTTGGCTCAGCTCCAAACTTTCTCAGTCCAACAAGGAAGTATGATGGACACCAAGCTTACCAAATCCTTCCATATCCCTCCAGCTTCACTCCAATCCATCCCTTACATCATTCTCATCGTCCTCGTCCCTCTCTACGACACTTTCTTTGTTCCCTTTGCTCGAAAATTCACCGGTCACGATTCTGGCATCTCTCCATTAATGAGAATAGGTTTTGGACTCTTTTTTGCAACTTTTTCGATGATCGCGGCTGCCATCATGGAGGAAAAGAGAAGGGATGCAGCTGTGCATTCGAACAAAATAATTTCCATTTTTTGGATCACCCCACAATTCTTGATCTTTGGATTATCAGAAATGTTCACTGCCGTAGGCCTCATTGAGTTCTTTTACAAGCAATCCTTGAAGGGGATGCAAGCATTTTTAACTGCCTTGACCTATTGCTCATATTCGTTTGGGTTTTACCTGAGCTCTCTACTTGTCTCTCTGGTGAATAAGATCACAACCTCATCAGGTGGTGGTGGTTGGCTGGGTGACAATAATCTCAACAAAGACAGACTGGACCTTTTCTATTGGTTGCTGGCAGGCCTCAGCTTCCTCAACTTCCTCAACTATCTATTTTGGTCTCATTGGTACTCTCACACCCCGTCCTCTTCATCAGCACCAAGTGCGCTACCCCAGCTGCATGCTCATGATACTACTTGCATGGAGGATTATAAACATCATAGACTGGATGATAATATACCATAA